Proteins found in one Populus alba chromosome 14, ASM523922v2, whole genome shotgun sequence genomic segment:
- the LOC118041096 gene encoding ADP-ribosylation factor: MGLSFTKLFSRLFAKKEMRILMVGLDAAGKTTILYKLKLGEIVTTIPTIGFNVETVEYKNISFTVWDVGGQDKIRPLWRHYFQNTQGLIFVVDSNDRDRVVEARDELHRMLNEDELRDAVLLVFANKQDLPNAMNAAEITDKLGLHSLRQRHWYIQSTCATSGEGLYEGLDWLSNNIANKA; encoded by the exons ATGGGGCTGTCTTTCACCAAGTTGTTTAGCAGACTGTTTGCTAAGAAGGAAATGCGGATTCTGATGGTGGGTCTTGATGCTGCTGGTAAGACAACCATTCTCTACAAGCTCAAGCTCGGTGAGATTGTCACCACCATTCCTACTATTG GATTCAATGTGGAGACTGTGGAGTATAAGAACATTAGCTTTACTGTTTGGGATGTCGGGGGTCAGGACAAG ATCCGCCCCTTGTGGAGACATTACTTCCAGAACACACAAGGACTTATCTTTGTGGTTGATAGCAATGACAGGGATCGTGTGGTTGAAGCTAGGGATGAGCTACACAGGATGTTGAATGAG GATGAGTTGAGGGATGCTGTGCTTCTAGTGTTTGCAAACAAGCAAGATCTTCCAAATGCAATGAATGCTGCTGAGATAACTGATAAGCTTGGTCTTCACTCTCTTCGTCAGCGCCACTG GTATATCCAGAGCACATGTGCCACTTCTGGTGAAGGGTTGTATGAGGGATTGGACTGGCTCTCAAACAACATTGCAAACAAG GCTTAG
- the LOC118041095 gene encoding pentatricopeptide repeat-containing protein At2g34370, mitochondrial encodes MSRKRASLLTIKSIASLSKVCSSSNSCESITFFKNLSTATERFDFQNSNGYHEQNSNEHFHKPDGPYGYNENSGGNNLNPNGGFRESPRNDLWNNPIGKNGNFTGFNGKNRVDFQQNCDGATWERSRGENHNNRAEKNGNFSGYYERNNGISQQNYGWVGGQHSQNGYYGGHGNVQLSRNEPGFNSQGLSESQRSLNSNYTHNVEKFHHGPNDHYMVNGGQYQQNQYYGQHQQNQYFGQHQQNLSVEQYQPNCNTFQSSMEASQVSNYAKPEGDSTESSKSSLNKGSMEELDEFCKEGKVKEAVEFLQLLQKQSVFVDLSRYLQLMRACGEAEALEEARVIHDCVVRSQSPLDVGTLNKILEMYSKCGAMDEAFSVFDNMQECNLTSWYIMITWLAKNGFGEDAIDLFNQFKQGGLKPDAQIFVGVFSACNVLGDINEGLLHFESMWKEFSIVPSMEHYVSIVDMLGSNGYLDEALEFIEKMPMEPSVDVWEALMNLCRTHGHLELGDRCAELIEQLDPSRLNDQSNAGLVPVKASDIAKEKKKKTASQNLLDVRSRVHEYRAGDTSFPDRDRVYALLRGMKAQMKDAGYIPVTRFVLHDIDEESKEDALLAHSERLATAHGLLTTAARSPLRVVKNLRFCGDCHNAMKIISKLVGRQLIMRDAKRFHHFKDGVCSCGDYW; translated from the coding sequence ATGTCCAGAAAGAGAGCTTCGCTTCTCACTATCAAATCCATCGCTTCTTTATCAAAGGTATGCTCTTCAAGTAACTCCTGTGAGTCTATCACTTTTTTCAAGAATCTTAGCACCGCCACTGaaagatttgattttcaaaactcGAATGGGTATCACGAACAGAATTCTAATGAGCATTTCCATAAACCAGATGGGCCTTATGGTTATAACGAAAACTCTGGTGGAAACAACTTAAACCCTAATGGGGGTTTTAGGGAAAGCCCTAGAAATGATTTATGGAACAACCCAATTGGGAAAAATGGGAATTTTACTGGGTTTAATGGGAAAAATCGTGTAGATTTTCAGCAAAACTGTGATGGAGCTACCTGGGAAAGAAGCAGGGGAGAGAATCATAATAACCGAGCTGAGAAAAATGGAAACTTTAGTGGTTATTATGAACGTAATAATGGGATTTCTCAACAGAACTATGGTTGGGTTGGTGGGCAGCATAGTCAAAATGGGTATTATGGAGGACATGGAAATGTGCAACTGAGTCGGAACGAGCCTGGGTTTAATTCGCAAGGTCTTTCAGAGTCACAAAGAAGCCTGAATAGCAATTACACTCATAATGTTGAGAAATTTCACCATGGTCCCAATGATCATTACATGGTAAATGGTGGACAATATCAACAGAACCAATATTATGGACAGCACCAGCAGAACCAATATTTTGGACAACACCAGCAGAATTTGAGCGTTGAACAATATCAGCCAAACTGTAATACTTTTCAGAGCAGCATGGAGGCTTCTCAAGTATCAAACTATGCTAAACCTGAAGGGGATTCAACCGAATCTTCCAAAAGTAGCTTGAATAAAGGTTCTATGGAGGAGCTGGATGAATTTTGCAAGGAGGGAAAGGTGAAGGAAGCTGTGGAATTTTTGCAGTTGTTACAGAAGCAGAGTGTTTTTGTGGATCTATCACGCTATTTGCAGTTGATGCGGGCATGTGGAGAGGCTGAAGCTCTAGAGGAAGCAAGAGTGATTCATGACTGCGTTGTAAGATCACAATCTCCTCTAGATGTTGGCACACTTAATAAGATCTTAGAAATGTACTCAAAATGTGGTGCCATGGATGAAGCGTTCAGTGTATTTGACAACATGCAAGAGTGCAATTTGACTTCATGGTATATCATGATAACATGGCTTGCTAAGAATGGATTTGGGGAGGATGCCATTGATCTGTTTAATCAGTTTAAGCAAGGAGGACTGAAACCTGATGCACAAATTTTTGTTGGGGTGTTCTCTGCTTGTAATGTCTTGGGTGATATCAATGAGGGATTGCTGCACTTTGAGTCCATGTGGAAAGAGTTCAGCATTGTCCCATCAATGGAGCACTATGTGAGCATTGTGGACATGTTGGGAAGTAACGGATATCTGGATGAAGCCTTGGAATTCATTGAAAAGATGCCAATGGAGCCTAGTGTAGATGTTTGGGAAGCTTTAATGAATCTCTGCAGGACACATGGGCACTTGGAGCTTGGAGATCGGTGTGCTGAGCTTATTGAGCAATTAGACCCCTCCCGCTTGAATGATCAATCTAATGCAGGTCTTGTACCAGTGAAAGCTTCAGACAttgcaaaagagaaaaagaagaagacagcaaGTCAAAATCTCTTAGATGTTAGGAGCAGGGTCCATGAATATCGAGCGGGGGATACATCTTTTCCTGATAGGGATAGAGTTTATGCCCTGCTCAGGGGTATGAAGGCACAAATGAAAGATGCTGGTTATATTCCAGTAACAAGATTTGTGTTGCATGACATAGATGAAGAAAGCAAGGAGGATGCTCTTCTTGCTCATAGTGAGAGACTTGCTACTGCTCATGGTCTTCTGACCACGGCTGCTCGTTCTCCTCTTCGAGTAGTCAAGAATCTTCGTTTTTGTGGTGATTGCCACAATGCGATGAAGATCATCTCGAAACTTGTTGGCAGACAACTCATCATGCGAGATGCCAAGAGGTTTCACCATTTCAAAGATGGGGTCTGCTCTTGTGGGGATTATTGGTGA
- the LOC118041093 gene encoding galactinol synthase 2 has translation MAPELVQAALKPAGFTKPASLPSWAYVSFLAGNGDYVKGVVGLAKGLRKVKTAYPLIVAVLPDVPEEHRRILESQGCIVREIEPVYPPENQTQFAMAYYVINYSKLRIWEFVEYSKMIYLDGDIQVYDNIDHLFDLPDGHFYAVMDCFCEKTWSHTPQYKIGYCQQCPDKVNWPAEMGRPPSLYFNAGMFVFEPSISTYHDLLKTLKVTPPTPFAEQDFLNMYFKDIYKPIPLAYNLVLAMLWRHPENVELDKVKVVHYCAAGSKPWRYTGKEENMQREDIKMLVEKWWGIYNDESLDYMKLVADGIDAEPVNLQSFIAALSEAGAVQYVTAPSAA, from the exons ATGGCTCCTGAGCTTGTCCAGGCTGCTTTGAAACCAGCCGGGTTCACCAAACCTGCTAGCTTACCTAGCTGGGCTTATGTATCATTCTTGGCTGGTAATGGAGATTACGTCAAAGGTGTTGTTGGGTTAGCCAAAGGATTAAGGAAAGTCAAAACGGCATACCCTTTAATCGTTGCAGTTTTGCCTGACGTGCCAGAGGAACACAGGCGGATTTTAGAGTCGCAGGGTTGCATAGTCCGGGAAATTGAACCCGTTTATCCACCAGAGAACCAGACCCAGTTTGCCATGGCTTATTATGTCATCAACTACTCCAAGCTCCGTATTTGGGAG TTTGTGGAATACAGCAAGATGATATACTTGGATGGAGATATCCAGGTTTATGACAACATAGACCACTTATTTGATCTGCCTGATGGTCATTTCTATGCGGTGATGGATTGTTTCTGTGAGAAAACATGGAGCCACACTCCACAGTACAAGATTGGCTATTGCCAGCAATGCCCTGACAAGGTTAACTGGCCTGCTGAGATGGGTCGACCACCATCTCTTTACTTCAATGCTGGTATGTTTGTATTTGAACCTAGTATCTCCACCTATCATGACCTCCTGAAGACTCTCAAGGTCACTCCGCCTACGCCATTCGCAGAGCAG GACTTCTTGAACATGTACTTCAAGGATATTTACAAGCCAATTCCTCTAGCATACAATCTTGTTCTTGCCATGTTATGGCGTCACCCAGAAAACGTGGAGCTTGACAAGGTCAAAGTTGTTCACTACTGTGCTGCG ggctCAAAGCCATGGAGATACACTGGCAAAGAAGAGAACATGCAAAGGGAGGACATAAAGATGCTGGTGGAGAAATGGTGGGGCATTTACAATGATGAATCGCTGGATTACATGAAATTGGTGGCGGATGGTATTGATGCTGAGCCAGTGAACTTGCAATCTTTCATTGCAGCTCTCTCTGAAGCCGGTGCTGTTCAGTACGTCACTGCCCCATCCGCTGCTTAG